The genomic region TATTTGTCTAAGAAAGGCATCAAATTGGTCGATTTCAAGCTTGAATTTGGCATGGACGATGAAGGAAATATTTTCGTGGCCGACGAGATATCTCCCGATACCTGCCGTTTCTGGGACATAACCTCAAAAGAAAGGCTTGACAAAGACAGGTTCAGGAAGGACCTGGGAAACGTCCTTGAAGCCTACGAGGAGATATGGCGCAGGATCGCGGACTGGGACAAAAGTTGCTCAGCCGAATACCGGGCTAACATCCTCGTTTACCTCAAAGAAGGCGTACTGGACACCCAGGGTAAGGCCGTCTGTTCTTCGCTGCATTCCTTGGGTTATGATGAAGTGAAAAACGTAAGGGTTGGGAAATATATAAAAATTACCCTGACCTCTCCATCTCAAGAAGACGCTGCATCCAGGATAAAGGCAATGTGCGAAGACCTGCTTGTAAACGACCTCATCGAGGAGTATTCCTTCGAACTGGAGGAAATATAGATGAAGGTATCAATTGTAATTTTTCCAGGAAGCAACTGCGACAGAGACGTCAAATGGGCTTTTGAACTTTGCTGCAACGCCGATGCGGAGATGATATGGCACGCGGAAAAAAGTCTGCCTTCCGATACTGATATCGTAGTCCTCCCGGGAGGCTTTTCCTATGGCGACTATTTGAGATGCGGGGCCATGGCGGCAAAATCTCCCATAATGAAATCCGTAGCCGAATTCGCCCAAAGGGGAGGCCTGGTCATAGGGATTTGCAACGGTTTTCATATACTCACCGAGGCAAAGCTCCTGCCCGGCGCCCTTTTGCCGAACGCATCGACAAAATTCATATGCAGGTCTTGTCAAATAAAAGTTGAGCGAAACGACACCCCCTTCACCCAACTTTACGAAAAGAACGAAATAGTGAATTTCCCCATCGCTCATCACGACGGGCTTTTCTACCTTGACGACGACTCTTTGACGAAACTTGAAGAAAGCGGCTGTGTAGTCTTTCGCTACGCAGACAACCCTAACGGCTCTCTGAAAGCCATAGCGGGAATAACGAACAAAGAGGGTAACGTACTGGGGCTCATGCCCCATCCTGAAAGGGTTGTTCACCCCCTGCTGGGAGGAGAAGGAGGCGTCAGGTTCTTCAAGGGATTGAGCAAATGGGTAAAGGAGATGCGATGATGGCTAAAAATCTTTACGGTCTAAAGGAAGGGGAATACCTTAAGATAAAAGAGGGGCTTGGAAGGGAACCCAACGAGACAGAGCTGTTGCTCTTTTCCGTGATGTGGTCAGAACACTGCAGTTACAAATCCTCCAGAAAGCTGCTTTCCCTGTTTCCCACGACGGGAAAATACGTTTATCGGGGACCGGGAGAAAACGCCGGGATCGTCGATATCGGTTCGGGCTTAGGCATCGCTTTCAAAATTGAAAGCCATAATCACCCTTCAGCCGTGGAGCCCGTCCAGGGTGCGGCCACGGGAGTCGGAGGGATAATCAGAGACATACTGGCCGTAGGCGCCCGCCCCATAGCCTCTATGGATTGCCTTTTCTTCGGCCCTCCCGAGGAAAGGAGGACAAAATTTTTGAGAGAAGGCGTAATCCGGGGCGTCGGAAGCTACGGAAATGCCGTTGGCGTTCCAACCGTCGGCGGCATGACTTACTACGATCCCGCCTACAGTGGAAATCCCCTGGTAAATGCCATGTGCGCTGGCTTGGTTGAGCTTGACAAGGTAGTAAGCGCAACGGCGGCAAAGCCGGGGAACATCTTAGTTCTCGTGGGCTCAAAGACGGGACGTGACGGTATTGCAGGAGCAGCTTTCGCCTCGGCGGAGCTTGATGCATCCGTAAAGGAAAGCAAGCCGCAGGTCCAAATGGGAGATCCCTTTGCCGAAAAACTCCTCATAGAATGCTGTCTCGAAATTTTGGACAAAGGGCTTATAGTGAGCATGCAGGATATGGGCGCCGCAGGCATAACGTCGTCTTCCGTAGAATTGGCCGCAAAGGCAAAAGCCGGAGCTGAAATCTACCTAGATAATGTCCCCCTAAGAGAAGAGGACATGAAACCCTTCGAGATAGCCCTTTCCGAATCTCAGGAGAGGATGCTACTTGCCATCGATGAAACAAATTTTGGAGAAGTTAGGGCCATAGCCGATAAATGGGGACTGGAGTGCGCCATTATAGGAAAGATCATCGACGAAGACCGATACGTATTGACACATAAAGGCGAGATCGTAGCAGACCTTTCCGCCTCCTTTCTTGCCTCGAGCCCAGAGACGGACTGGCCGGTCCATAAACCCGATGAACTTGGGGTAAGCTACCCCAAAGTTCAAGGTGCTGCGCTTGATCGAAGCGACCCTTCGAAGGTAGTCGATTTTCTGGCCTCTCTACCTCAATTTGAGGACAAATCATGGATTTACGAGCAATACGATCACATGGTCCAGACAAGGACCACTTTAGGTCCCGGAAATCCAGTGGCAATCCTTTATATAAAAGAGGCGGACAAACTAATAGCCCTTGCGGCAGCAAGCGACCCTTGGACATGTGCTGCAGATCCCTTTGC from Acetomicrobium thermoterrenum DSM 13490 harbors:
- the purQ gene encoding phosphoribosylformylglycinamidine synthase subunit PurQ codes for the protein MKVSIVIFPGSNCDRDVKWAFELCCNADAEMIWHAEKSLPSDTDIVVLPGGFSYGDYLRCGAMAAKSPIMKSVAEFAQRGGLVIGICNGFHILTEAKLLPGALLPNASTKFICRSCQIKVERNDTPFTQLYEKNEIVNFPIAHHDGLFYLDDDSLTKLEESGCVVFRYADNPNGSLKAIAGITNKEGNVLGLMPHPERVVHPLLGGEGGVRFFKGLSKWVKEMR
- the purL gene encoding phosphoribosylformylglycinamidine synthase subunit PurL, translating into MAKNLYGLKEGEYLKIKEGLGREPNETELLLFSVMWSEHCSYKSSRKLLSLFPTTGKYVYRGPGENAGIVDIGSGLGIAFKIESHNHPSAVEPVQGAATGVGGIIRDILAVGARPIASMDCLFFGPPEERRTKFLREGVIRGVGSYGNAVGVPTVGGMTYYDPAYSGNPLVNAMCAGLVELDKVVSATAAKPGNILVLVGSKTGRDGIAGAAFASAELDASVKESKPQVQMGDPFAEKLLIECCLEILDKGLIVSMQDMGAAGITSSSVELAAKAKAGAEIYLDNVPLREEDMKPFEIALSESQERMLLAIDETNFGEVRAIADKWGLECAIIGKIIDEDRYVLTHKGEIVADLSASFLASSPETDWPVHKPDELGVSYPKVQGAALDRSDPSKVVDFLASLPQFEDKSWIYEQYDHMVQTRTTLGPGNPVAILYIKEADKLIALAAASDPWTCAADPFAGGVETVAMAIRKLAVAGAYPLGMTDCLNFPSPEVPENFWIISEVVKGMALACEKLNCPIVSGNVSLYNESHEGAILPTPVVCAVGAFDGMHFLKAKGPELSDRLFLVGKEASLQASAYRRYVEGRISGPVDPVNFDDERTFIERAIKTAALKLATCGRCVSLGGLALAAIKMASGSRFGLEIKGGDVQFLFGEGGPRALYSVPEAKTSEFLKVWDGFPVKEIGRVREDKNVRFA